The following are encoded together in the Thunnus thynnus chromosome 15, fThuThy2.1, whole genome shotgun sequence genome:
- the trappc3 gene encoding trafficking protein particle complex subunit 3: MSRQSNRTTDSKKMNSELFTLTYGALVTQLCKDYENDEEVNKQLDKMGYNIGVRLIEDFLARSSIGRCQDFRETADVIAKVAFKMYLGVTPSVTNWSPAGDEFSLILENNPLVDFVELPDNHSTLIYSNLLCGVLRGALEMVQMAVDVRFVQDTLRGDNVTEIRMKFIKRIEENLPAGDE; encoded by the exons ATGTCCAGGCAATCCAACCGAACAACAGACAGCAAGAAGATG AACTCTGAGCTGTTCACGCTGACTTATGGAGCTCTGGTCACCCAGCTTTGCAAAGATTATGAGAATGACGAGGAAGTCAATAAACAATTGGACAAGAT gGGTTATAACATCGGAGTGCGTTTGATCGAGGACTTTCTGGCACGCTCCAGCATCGGCAGGTGTCAGGATTTCCGAGAAACAGCCGATGTCATTGCTAAG GTTGCGTTTAAGATGTACCTGGGAGTCACCCCCAGTGTGACCAACTGGAGCCCAGCGGGAGATGAATTCTCCCTCATCCTAGAGAACAACCCGCTGGTTGACTTTGTGGAGCTGCCCGATAACCACAGCACACTGATCTACTCCAACCTGCTGTGTGGGGTCCTCAGAGGAGCCCTGGAGATG GTCCAGATGGCGGTGGATGTGAGATTTGTCCAAGACACTCTGAGAGGGGACAACGTGACAGAAATCCGCATGAAGTTCATCAAGAGGATTGAAGAAAACCTCCCAGCAGGAGATGAGTGA